The following coding sequences lie in one Thermus hydrothermalis genomic window:
- a CDS encoding ArsR/SmtB family transcription factor, with protein MAQAVCGVYEIHPERVEKARAALPEEAVLGKAALLLKALADPTRMRLLLALKAAEELCVCDLALLAGVSVSAVSHQLRLLRQARLVAFRREGKQVYYRLADEHVERLLEGALEHAEENT; from the coding sequence GTGGCGCAGGCGGTGTGCGGGGTTTACGAGATCCACCCTGAGCGGGTGGAGAAGGCGCGCGCGGCCTTGCCCGAGGAGGCGGTGCTGGGGAAAGCCGCCCTCCTCCTTAAGGCCCTGGCCGATCCCACCCGGATGCGGCTTCTTTTGGCCTTGAAGGCGGCGGAAGAGCTTTGTGTGTGCGATTTGGCCCTTCTTGCCGGGGTTTCCGTTTCTGCGGTGAGCCATCAGCTCAGGCTTCTGCGCCAGGCAAGGCTGGTGGCCTTCCGGAGAGAGGGAAAGCAGGTCTACTACCGCTTGGCGGACGAGCACGTGGAACGGCTTCTTGAGGGGGCTTTGGAGCACGCGGAAGAGAACACTTGA
- the fsa gene encoding fructose-6-phosphate aldolase: MELYLDTANLEEIREIAAWGVLAGVTTNPTLVAKEFAARGERLSEEGLVQHLRAVAEAAGGPVSAEVTALEAEAMVAEGRRLAAIHPNIVVKLPTTEEGLKACKRLSAEGIRVNMTLIFSANQALLAARAGAAYVSPFLGRVDDISWDGGELLREIVEMVQVQDLSVKVIAASIRHPRHVTEAALLGADIATMPHAVFKQLLKHPLTEIGLKRFMEDWEKVKP, from the coding sequence ATGGAGCTTTACCTAGACACCGCCAATCTGGAGGAGATACGGGAGATTGCCGCTTGGGGGGTCCTCGCAGGGGTCACCACCAACCCCACCCTGGTGGCCAAGGAGTTCGCCGCCCGGGGAGAGCGCCTGAGCGAGGAAGGCTTAGTCCAGCACCTTCGCGCCGTGGCCGAGGCGGCAGGGGGCCCGGTATCCGCCGAGGTGACGGCCCTGGAGGCGGAGGCCATGGTGGCGGAGGGTAGGCGCCTAGCCGCCATCCACCCCAACATCGTGGTGAAGCTACCCACCACCGAGGAGGGCCTTAAGGCCTGCAAGCGGCTTTCCGCCGAGGGCATACGGGTGAACATGACCCTCATCTTCTCCGCCAACCAGGCCCTTTTGGCGGCGCGGGCCGGGGCGGCGTACGTGAGCCCCTTCCTTGGCCGGGTGGACGATATCTCCTGGGACGGGGGGGAGCTGCTGCGGGAGATCGTGGAGATGGTCCAGGTGCAGGACCTTTCCGTGAAGGTCATCGCCGCCTCCATCCGCCACCCCCGGCACGTGACGGAGGCCGCCCTGCTCGGGGCGGACATCGCCACCATGCCCCACGCCGTTTTCAAGCAACTCTTGAAGCACCCCCTCACGGAGATCGGCCTCAAGCGCTTTATGGAGGACTGGGAGAAGGTTAAGCCATGA
- the pdxS gene encoding pyridoxal 5'-phosphate synthase lyase subunit PdxS, with translation MEKGTFQIKTGFAEMFKGGVIMDVTTPEQAVIAEEAGAVAVMALERVPADIRAQGGVARMSDPKIIKEIMAAVSIPVMAKVRIGHFVEAMILEAIGVDFIDESEVLTPADEEHHIDKWKFKVPFVNGARDLGEALRRIAEGAAMIRTKGEAGTGNVVEAVRHARTMWKQIRHVQSLREDELVAYAKEIGAPLELVRWVHAHGRLPVVNFAAGGIATPADAALMMHLGMDGVFVGSGIFKSGDPKKRARAIVRAVTHYNDPEVLAEVSEDLGEPMVGINLDQLKEEERLAKRGW, from the coding sequence ATGGAGAAGGGAACCTTCCAGATCAAGACGGGCTTCGCCGAGATGTTCAAGGGTGGGGTGATCATGGACGTGACCACCCCGGAGCAGGCGGTGATCGCCGAGGAGGCGGGGGCGGTGGCGGTGATGGCCCTGGAGCGGGTTCCCGCCGATATCCGCGCCCAAGGGGGCGTGGCCCGCATGTCCGACCCCAAGATCATCAAGGAGATCATGGCCGCCGTGTCCATCCCCGTGATGGCCAAGGTGCGCATCGGGCACTTCGTGGAGGCTATGATTCTCGAGGCCATCGGGGTGGACTTCATTGACGAGTCCGAGGTCCTCACCCCCGCCGACGAGGAGCACCACATTGACAAGTGGAAGTTCAAGGTGCCCTTCGTGAACGGGGCCCGGGACCTGGGGGAGGCGCTTCGCCGCATCGCCGAGGGGGCGGCCATGATCCGCACCAAGGGGGAGGCGGGCACGGGCAACGTGGTGGAGGCGGTGCGCCACGCCCGCACCATGTGGAAGCAGATCCGCCACGTCCAGTCCCTGCGGGAGGACGAACTCGTGGCCTACGCCAAGGAGATCGGGGCGCCCTTGGAGCTCGTGCGCTGGGTGCATGCGCACGGCCGGCTTCCCGTGGTGAACTTCGCCGCGGGCGGCATCGCCACCCCCGCCGACGCCGCGCTCATGATGCACCTGGGGATGGATGGGGTCTTCGTGGGGAGCGGCATCTTCAAGTCCGGGGACCCGAAGAAGCGGGCCCGGGCCATCGTGCGGGCGGTGACCCATTACAACGACCCCGAGGTCCTGGCGGAGGTGAGCGAGGACCTGGGCGAGCCCATGGTGGGCATCAACCTGGACCAGCTCAAGGAGGAGGAGCGCCTGGCCAAGCGGGGGTGGTAG
- the rho gene encoding transcription termination factor Rho, translated as MRRKAETPETPLTYQELSSKILPELHLLAQEAGIENYKRMKKDQLIMALLERQTQGEGLQLVKGYLEISPDGYGFLTENLYNLESRVAIVSAGLIRQYALRSGDYIVGRVRPPRENERYGTLLKVEAVNDLDPEAAKNRPRFDELIPQFPDRQIKLETTPDELSTRVIDLLAPIGRGQRGLIVAPPKAGKTTLLKKIANAVLKNEPDIKVIVLLIDERPEEVTDFRESVQGAEVIASTFDEPPQNHIRVAEFVHERAKRIVEEGGHVMILLDSITRLARANNLVTPPTGRTLSGGLDSAALYFPKRFLGAARNIRGGGSLTILATALVETGSRMDDVIFEEFKGTGNMELHLSRRLEERRIFPAIDILKSGTRREELLLGEEVVHKMWLLRKVLADMDPAEAMEMLLARLGRTKSNKEFLASLAAR; from the coding sequence ATGAGGAGAAAAGCGGAAACCCCCGAAACCCCCCTAACCTACCAGGAGCTTTCCAGCAAGATCCTGCCGGAACTCCACCTTTTGGCCCAGGAGGCGGGGATTGAGAACTACAAGCGGATGAAGAAGGACCAGCTCATCATGGCCCTCTTGGAGCGGCAGACGCAAGGGGAGGGCCTGCAGCTGGTCAAGGGCTACCTGGAGATTAGCCCCGACGGCTACGGTTTCCTTACGGAAAACCTTTACAACCTCGAGTCCCGGGTGGCCATCGTTTCCGCCGGACTCATCCGTCAGTACGCCCTAAGGAGCGGGGACTACATCGTGGGCCGGGTGCGCCCGCCCCGGGAGAACGAGCGCTACGGCACCCTCCTCAAGGTGGAGGCGGTGAACGACCTAGATCCCGAGGCCGCCAAAAACCGCCCCCGCTTTGACGAGCTGATCCCCCAGTTCCCCGACCGGCAGATCAAGCTGGAAACCACCCCGGACGAGCTCTCCACCCGGGTCATTGACCTCCTCGCCCCCATCGGCCGGGGGCAGCGGGGCCTCATCGTGGCCCCTCCCAAGGCGGGGAAGACCACCCTCCTCAAGAAGATCGCCAACGCCGTCCTCAAGAACGAGCCCGACATCAAGGTCATCGTCCTCCTCATTGACGAGCGGCCGGAGGAGGTGACGGACTTCCGGGAGAGCGTCCAAGGGGCCGAGGTCATCGCCAGCACCTTTGACGAGCCCCCCCAGAACCACATCCGCGTGGCGGAGTTCGTCCACGAGCGGGCCAAGCGCATCGTGGAGGAAGGGGGGCACGTGATGATCCTCCTGGACTCCATCACCCGCCTGGCCCGGGCCAACAACCTGGTGACCCCGCCCACGGGGCGCACGCTCTCGGGCGGTTTGGACTCCGCTGCCCTTTACTTCCCCAAGCGCTTCCTGGGGGCGGCGCGGAACATCCGGGGTGGGGGAAGCCTGACCATCCTGGCCACCGCCCTGGTGGAAACGGGAAGCCGCATGGACGACGTGATCTTTGAGGAGTTCAAGGGCACGGGCAACATGGAGCTCCACCTTTCCCGCCGCCTCGAGGAGCGCCGCATCTTCCCGGCCATTGACATCCTGAAGTCGGGGACGCGGCGGGAGGAGCTCCTTTTGGGCGAGGAGGTGGTGCACAAGATGTGGCTTCTCCGCAAGGTCTTGGCGGACATGGACCCGGCCGAGGCCATGGAGATGCTCCTCGCCCGCCTTGGGCGCACCAAGAGCAACAAGGAGTTCTTGGCCTCCTTGGCGGCCCGCTAG
- a CDS encoding M23 family metallopeptidase, which produces MKPLSPIPLPEAQVEVGPSVRKAWVVYTVKPGDTLAGLASRYGVDPRHIMWSSGLKDHRLQVGQRLLIPLVGEEERPPRVPPGVEVYRVRPGDTLQGIASRFGVSVLDLVSANPSLESLDRLVAGSTLYVPKRAKGLLLTLGEGQTLVDLAARFGLSPVQVAKANGVENPAELRPGDLVLLPGIQAKTTYQNLLAKQEAERKARLEAERRRQEELRRLAEERRRQQALAQTQARRQAQAARPQVRRVSYQEGGMRWPLSGFRITTYFGQRGAFQRYHTGIDLAAPYGTPIVAAKSGQVEVAGWSSVGYGFHVVLDHGGGVETLYAHMSRIAVRPGQWVEAGEVIGYVGSTGWSTGPHLHFEVRVGGVARNPLSYLP; this is translated from the coding sequence GTGAAGCCCCTTAGCCCCATTCCCCTGCCGGAGGCCCAGGTGGAGGTGGGGCCGTCCGTGCGCAAAGCGTGGGTGGTGTACACGGTGAAGCCGGGGGATACCCTGGCGGGGCTTGCCTCTCGCTACGGGGTGGACCCCCGGCACATCATGTGGTCTAGCGGGCTTAAGGACCATCGGCTCCAGGTGGGGCAGAGGCTCCTCATCCCCTTGGTGGGGGAGGAGGAAAGGCCTCCCAGGGTGCCACCGGGGGTGGAGGTCTACCGGGTGCGCCCGGGGGACACCCTTCAGGGCATCGCCAGCCGCTTTGGCGTGAGCGTCCTGGACCTGGTTTCCGCCAACCCCTCCTTGGAAAGCCTGGACCGGTTGGTGGCCGGGAGCACGCTTTACGTACCCAAGCGAGCTAAGGGGCTTCTTCTCACCCTGGGCGAGGGGCAGACCCTGGTGGACCTGGCGGCGCGCTTTGGGCTTTCCCCGGTCCAGGTGGCCAAGGCCAACGGGGTGGAGAACCCGGCGGAGCTTAGGCCAGGCGACCTGGTCCTCCTGCCCGGCATCCAGGCCAAAACCACCTATCAAAACCTCCTGGCCAAGCAGGAAGCGGAGCGAAAGGCCCGCCTCGAGGCGGAAAGGCGCCGCCAGGAGGAGCTAAGGCGCCTGGCGGAGGAAAGGCGCAGGCAACAGGCGCTAGCCCAAACCCAGGCGAGGCGCCAGGCCCAGGCGGCGAGGCCCCAGGTGCGCCGGGTGAGCTACCAGGAGGGCGGGATGCGTTGGCCCCTCTCCGGCTTCCGCATCACCACCTACTTCGGCCAGCGGGGGGCCTTCCAGCGCTACCACACCGGCATAGACCTGGCGGCCCCTTACGGCACCCCCATCGTGGCGGCCAAAAGCGGCCAGGTGGAGGTGGCGGGGTGGAGCTCGGTGGGCTACGGCTTCCACGTGGTCTTGGACCACGGGGGCGGGGTGGAAACCCTCTATGCCCACATGTCCCGCATCGCCGTGCGCCCCGGGCAGTGGGTGGAGGCGGGGGAGGTGATCGGCTACGTGGGCTCCACGGGCTGGTCCACCGGGCCCCACCTGCACTTTGAGGTGCGGGTGGGCGGGGTCGCCCGTAACCCCTTGAGCTACCTCCCCTAA